A single region of the Pseudorhodoplanes sp. genome encodes:
- a CDS encoding aldehyde dehydrogenase, translating to MKHVNLLIGERDLGAADGRTFERIDPFTGAVASRAAAASVADAIAAADAAAAAFPQWSALGPNERRMKLLKAADLMDQRGKDFSDLMTAECGAIGPWGHFNVHLAAGILREAASMTTQISGEVIPSDKPNSFAMAVRQPAGVVLGIAPWNAPVILGTRAIAMPLACGNTVILKASEMCPATHQLIGQTLRDAGIPAGVVNVVTNAPQDAAKIVDTLIAHPAVRRINFTGSTRVGRIIAETAARYLKPVLLELGGKAPLVILDDADIDEAVKAAAFGAFANMGQICMSTERIIVDESIANTFVEKFAAKARSLPYGNPREHVVLGSLVSKEAAERNKELLDDAVAKGARVAAGGEFNGTVISATVLDRVTPAMRIYNEESFGPVKSVIRVKGDEEAIKIANDTEYGLSAAVFSKDIARALGVAKRIQSGICHINAPTVHDEGQMPFGGTKASGYGRFGGKAAIDEFTELRWITIQTGPHPYPF from the coding sequence ATGAAGCACGTCAATCTGTTGATCGGCGAGCGCGATCTTGGCGCCGCAGACGGACGCACCTTCGAGCGTATCGATCCGTTCACGGGGGCGGTGGCGAGCCGTGCCGCTGCCGCCAGTGTCGCCGATGCCATTGCCGCCGCCGATGCCGCCGCGGCGGCCTTCCCGCAATGGTCGGCGCTCGGCCCGAACGAGCGGCGCATGAAGCTGCTCAAGGCAGCCGACCTGATGGACCAGCGCGGCAAGGACTTCTCCGACCTGATGACCGCCGAATGCGGCGCCATCGGCCCCTGGGGGCATTTCAACGTACACCTCGCCGCCGGGATTTTGCGTGAAGCGGCCTCCATGACGACGCAGATCTCAGGCGAAGTCATACCGTCGGACAAGCCGAACAGCTTTGCCATGGCGGTTCGCCAGCCGGCCGGCGTCGTGCTTGGCATCGCGCCCTGGAATGCGCCGGTGATCCTCGGCACCCGCGCCATCGCCATGCCGCTGGCCTGCGGCAATACCGTGATCCTGAAGGCGTCCGAGATGTGCCCGGCGACGCATCAACTGATCGGGCAAACCTTGCGCGACGCCGGCATCCCGGCCGGCGTTGTCAACGTGGTGACGAATGCCCCGCAAGACGCTGCGAAGATCGTCGATACGCTGATTGCCCATCCCGCGGTGCGCCGCATCAACTTCACCGGCTCGACCCGCGTCGGCCGCATCATCGCCGAAACGGCGGCGCGATATCTCAAGCCGGTGCTGCTCGAGCTCGGCGGCAAGGCGCCGCTGGTCATCCTGGACGACGCCGACATCGACGAAGCGGTGAAGGCGGCCGCCTTCGGCGCCTTCGCCAATATGGGCCAGATCTGCATGTCGACGGAGCGGATCATCGTCGACGAGAGCATCGCCAACACCTTCGTGGAGAAATTCGCCGCCAAGGCGCGTTCCCTGCCCTATGGCAATCCGCGCGAGCATGTCGTGCTCGGATCGCTGGTGAGCAAGGAGGCGGCCGAACGCAACAAGGAACTGCTCGACGATGCGGTGGCGAAAGGCGCCCGCGTTGCCGCCGGCGGCGAGTTCAACGGCACGGTGATCAGCGCAACGGTGCTCGATCGCGTGACGCCGGCCATGCGCATTTATAACGAAGAATCCTTCGGGCCGGTGAAGTCGGTCATTCGCGTCAAGGGGGATGAGGAGGCGATCAAGATCGCCAACGATACCGAATACGGCCTCTCTGCTGCAGTCTTCAGCAAGGACATCGCCCGCGCGCTCGGCGTCGCCAAGCGCATCCAGTCCGGCATCTGCCACATCAACGCGCCGACGGTTCACGACGAAGGCCAGATGCCGTTCGGCGGTACCAAGGCCTCGGGCTATGGCCGCTTCGGCGGCAAGGCGGCGATCGACGAATTCACTGAACTGCGCTGGATCACCATCCAGACCGGGCCGCATCCCTATCCGTTCTGA